The following coding sequences are from one Carassius auratus strain Wakin chromosome 15, ASM336829v1, whole genome shotgun sequence window:
- the LOC113114567 gene encoding coiled-coil domain-containing protein 8 homolog, with protein sequence MGERRVKYLRLTALRQEGNEVGALAQVFWSLAEGLGYNDAALKDHFNGGLDDPVPQAEMEQLETLEIWEFVRYLQFRCRPAPQHEMAASPAPQHKMAASPAPQHEMAASPAPQHKMADSKPESPDKVHNAVPEVEAVHDAVPEAEAVANAFPEAEAVPVAVLEAEAVPDPVLEAEAVPEAVPNAVTEAVPDAVPEAELVPEVEAAPIAVPEAEAVPEAVPEAVTEVVPEAVPEVEVVPDAVPEAEVAPDAEAVPEAVPEAEAAPDPVLEAETVPDAKAAPDPVLEAGAVPEAVPNAVTEAVPDAVPEAEVVPEVEAAPIAVPEAEVAP encoded by the exons atgggGGAGAGGCGGGTCAAGTATCTTCGGTTGACCGCCCTCCGTCAAGAGGGCAAcgaagtgggtgccctggctcaagtgttctggtccctggctgaAGGCCTGGGATACAATGATGCGGCCCTTAAGGACCACTTCAATGGCGGCCTGGATGATCCAGTGCCTCAGGCAGAGATGGAGCAGTTAGAGACGCTGGAGATCTGGGAATTCGTGCGCTACCTGCAGTTTcggtgtcg cccagcgccacagcacgagatggccgccagcccagcgccacagcacaagatggccgccagcccagcgccacagcacgagatggccgccagcccagcgccacagcacaagatggcagaCTCAAAGCCTGAGTCTCCAGATAAGGTGCACAATGCTGTCCCGGAGGTAGAGGCGGTGCACGATGCTGTCCCGGAGGCAGAGGCGGTGGCCAATGcttttccggaggccgaggcagtgcccgttgctgttctggaggccgaggcggtgcccgatcctgttctggaggccgaggcggtgcccgaggctgttcccaatgcagttaccgaggcggtgcccgacgctgttccagaggccgagctGGTGCCCGAGGTAGAGGCAGCGCccattgctgttccagaggccgaggcggtgcccgaggccgttcccgaggcaGTTACCGAGGTGGTGCctgaggctgttccggaggtcgaggtggtgcccgacgctgttccagaggccgaggtggcacctgatgccgaggcggtgcccgaggctgttccagaggccgaggcggcgcccgatcCAGTTCTGGAGGCCGAGACGGTGCCTGATGCCAAGGCGGCGCCCGATCCAGTTCTGGAGGCCggggcggtgcccgaggctgttcccaatgcagttaccgaggcggtgcccgacgctgttccagaggccgaggtggtgcccgaggtcgaGGCAGCGCccattgctgttccagaggccgaggtggcaccc